The following proteins come from a genomic window of Pseudomonas putida:
- a CDS encoding PACE efflux transporter, which translates to MQGKARKIVQAILYEAIAVACVAPALELAFGAGMAQSTVLSVLMSGIAMSWNMGYNWVFERWEARQHKRERTFLRRLLHALGFEGGLVVILLPLVAYWLDVSLWAALLTNLALFVFFFVYAFVFQWGFDKVFDVPLSAQQAKC; encoded by the coding sequence ATGCAAGGCAAGGCCCGCAAGATCGTCCAGGCCATTCTCTATGAGGCCATCGCCGTCGCCTGCGTGGCGCCTGCGCTGGAGCTGGCGTTCGGGGCCGGCATGGCGCAGTCGACCGTGTTGTCGGTGCTGATGTCGGGCATCGCGATGAGCTGGAACATGGGCTACAACTGGGTGTTCGAACGTTGGGAAGCGCGTCAGCACAAGCGTGAGCGCACCTTCTTGCGGCGCCTGCTGCATGCGCTGGGCTTCGAGGGTGGGCTGGTGGTGATTCTGCTGCCACTGGTGGCGTACTGGCTGGATGTGAGCCTGTGGGCGGCACTGCTGACCAACCTGGCGCTGTTCGTGTTCTTCTTCGTTTACGCCTTTGTCTTCCAGTGGGGCTTCGACAAGGTGTTCGATGTGCCGCTTTCGGCGCAGCAGGCCAAGTGTTGA